The following nucleotide sequence is from Corylus avellana chromosome ca7, CavTom2PMs-1.0.
TGGGACTCGATATGGTAACTTTCGTTTGCCAATTAAAAACTCATGTCAATCGGTcacattttccttctctttacATAAacaatttgattgttatatatAATGTAGATCTCCTAAGTGAACTTGCAAGAAGGGAAAAGGAAGCTGGCATATTCCCAGAGGCAGAGGTTGATCTTTTCATGaaggtaattaaaaaaaaaaaaaaacccatatatttagattttttcatgaaacttttatattttggtgattgaatttGTGATTATGTAGGCAACCGCAATGGAAGGAGTCGAGAGCAGTCTCATTACCGACTACACTCTCAAAGTAAGTTGTTCTTGgattacattattttaaattaagttggTCCAACTTTTCTCCTCGCCTACCATGTTCCTTCAATGTTCTTTGACATTTGTCCAAATAATATACCCTTTTTCCCAAATCAGTCGCCAACTACTTTTCTGCTCTTTTAAACTTTGGcgtgacatttttttattactttttacttaTTGGGTGTTGAATGGGTCAATTCGACAGATATTAGGGCTTGATATATGCAAGGACACCATTGTTGGAGATGATATGCAACGAGGGATATCGGGTGGACAGAAAAAACGAGTCACAACAGGTTCATaattgtctttttaagcttatatatattatattctattatctatctttttattaattaagctaattaatTACAGTTGGATATCataatttttcaaagatttcaaGAATGATTAAACGTAACAAAGTCGTCACTCGTGATCAGCTCCCACCTAACacctttgttatatatatatatataacaaaaaaaaggataatttgtatttttctaaGGTCCTACATACCCAACCTTGTGTCATCTTTCAGACCTTCCACATGCAGCCAAAAGAATGAGGATAGGCCTTCTAGTTGTACAAGTTGAAAGGTATCGTATATATCCGAAAATAGCCAGACCCAAATACGTACCACACAAAGAAAAGTGGTCATGATAGGGTTATTGTTCAGgcccaaataattttttggggtcACGTCAACCACCACCAACTAAGTTGAAATCTTGTTCGATTCATATGAAATGAACATTTTGcacagatttaaaaaaataatcctaCAAAGAAAAGTAGTCTACTATTCTTTTAATCGAACAAATTTTTGGGGTTACGTCTGTCaacaaagttgaaattttattcaatttgtGTGAAATTGACGTTTTGACATATTTAAGGTTTGTCCGATAAGAATGGATTCATCAAGTGGCCCAAAAAATATCCAGTCACCCTTTCTCTCAAGTAATAAGAATATTCAATCCTATTAGTACTAGCCATCTTGAGTCCAATTAATACCCTAATAGGCACAAATCATGCTATAAAAATTTGACACTGAATAGGTGGTCTGTGGGACATTCAGAGTATACAAATAAACCTAAagttttggtttatttatggTTATGGGCGTTTGTAATTACTTTGggtatttaattaatatgtacAGGGGAGATGATTGTGGGGCCGACAAAGACATTGTTCATGGATGAGATATCAACCGGTCTTGATAGCTCCACCACATTCCAAATCGTGAAATGTTTGCAGCAGATTGTACATCTAACGGAGGCCACCATTTTTATGTCCCTACTCCAGCCCGCTCCTGAGACGTTCGATCTCTTTGATGACATTATCCTGCTATCGGAGGGCCAGATTGTGTACCAGGGCCCAAGAGAGCATACAGTCGAGTTCTTTGAAAGCTGTGGGTTCAAGTGCCCCGAGAGAAAGGGAACCGCTGATTTCTTGCAGGAGGTAaaataatcatatcatatacCTTAAAGAAATCGAATCAATTTGTGACTTAATTGTGATAAAACTTGTAAAATATATGACAATATGAATAAggctagaaattacatttttatgacacatattttataatattgacGTGATAGTTCCAACTAATTTTGGAACCTAtcttcgtttaaaaaaattaccattttgtaacAAAAACGCCACTTCGTTAGCGCTATCTGTTATCTGTTATGTAACTTATGTTGGATGAAAAAGTAATCACATAACTTGCAGGTGACCTTTTCGACCACAATCTACCCATAATACCATTATCACCGTGACTTCTCGAAAACACAATTGCACATGACGTGACCATTTATctattataatattttgatgtgacCACGTTTTCGTCTAACATGATGTATAGAAATGTCATACATGTCAGTTCGTGTAACTCATGAAAATTGCTAGTAGTGGAAGTAATAAATTTGTAGAAATGTAAATATACAGGTTACATCAAGGAAGGACCAAGAGCAATATTGGGCAGATAGAACAAGACCATACCGGTTCATACCCGTATCCGAATTCGCAACCCGGTTCAAGCAATTCCACGTGGGCGCACGCCTTCAAAACGAACTGTCAGTCCCCTTCGACAAGTCCCAAGCGCACGGAGCAGCCTTGGTGTACAAGAAATACTCAATCCCAAAAATGGAGCTTCTAAAGGCAAGCTTCGACAAAGAATGGCTGCTGATAAAGAGGAACTCTTTTGTATATGTGTTCAAGGCCGTACAGCTTGTTGTCGTGGCATTCATAGCTTCAACAGTGTTTTTAAGGACCGAAATGAAGAGGAGGAATGAGGAAGACGGTTCACTGTATGTCGGTGCACTTCTTTTTGGTTTGATCATCAACATGTTCAATGGATTCGCCGAGCTGGCACTCACCATTCAAAGGCTTCCTGTGTTTTACAAGCACAGAGATCTCCTCTTCCACCCAGCTTGGACTTACACTCTGCCCACCGCTCTGCTCAGGATCCCAATCTCTGTTATGGAGACCATTGTTTGGATGGTGGTCACATACTACACCATTGGATTTTCGCCCGAAGCTTCCATCTTTTTCAAGCAATTGTTGGTGATATTTCTGATCCATCAAATGGCTGCCGGGCTCTTTAGGCTCATAGCCGGAGTGTGCAGGACCATGATCATCGCCAACACCGGTGGAACTCTGTGTCTCCTCCTTGTTTTCCTACTTGGAGGTTTCATGGTTCCTAGAACTCAAATTCCTGTCTGGTGGAGGTGGGGCTACTGGGCTTCACCTTTGACGTACGGTTTCAATGCCATTTCTGTAAATGAAATGCTTGCGCCGAGGTGGAACACCCCGGTATGCTGCTGCTTTAATTAATTTCCTTGTTAAATCagagaaaatgcagtttacccctgaagttttcagaattttttaattttaaccctaaagtttaaaattaacaatttaatcccctaattttaaaaaaattgacaatttaaaccttccgtttaatttttccgtcaaaatagatggaaatctatgaaattacatcattaccctcaagcttttttaaaaaaatttccgttcaattaaacggaaggtttaaattgccaattcttgaaacttcaggaggttagattgccaatttttaaactttgaggttaagattgaaaaactcctgaaacttcagacGGGTAAACTGCATTCTCCCCTAAATCATAACTATCTAATTAAAACTTTAAACCTAtttgataattttaatttatacttgATTAATCTACTGCAGCGTTCAGATAATACAACCTTGGGTGTGGCAGTACTTAATAGCTTTGATGTTTTCCCTGAAAAAAAATGGTTCTGGATTGGCACAGGAGCACTTCTTGGCTTCTCGATTCTCTTCAACATCCTGTTCACCTTTGCGCTTATGTACCTTAGCCGTAAGAGCAACAATATGatctattaattaattcaacGAGTGTTTGATCAGAATTTactatttcaaatttcattccttcaaatgatttttctcttgtttgaTACATATACTAGCAATGGGAGCGCCACAAGCAGTAATATCTGAAGAAGCTACTGACGAGATGGAAGCTGGCCAAGAAGAATCAAAGGAAGAACTGCGACTCAGAAGGCCCATGTCGAAGAAAAATTCTGTTCCTCAATCACTCACTGCTTTTGATGGAAACAATACAAGTatgttttaatttgttcaatcatcaattttaattacaTGATGTTTGTTTGGTTGGGTTTGGTTCCTTACTTGGACTCAAAAATCTCTCAGGAGAAATGGCCATCAGGCGAATGTCCAGCCGATCTAATAGCAATGGAATAACTACAAATGCTGATCCAGCTCTGGAGGCAGCTAACGGTGTTGCCCCTAAGAGAGGAATGGTTCTTCCATTTACTCCTCTGGCAATGTCCTTTGACAGTGTGAATTACTATGTGGACATGCCCGCCGTAAGAATCCGAATCCGAATCCCCCATCTTTCTTTCATTCCCCTTCAGTCAGTCGTATACTAAATAGCTAAAACTACCTTTGTGGTCTGTGACAGGAAATGAAAGAACAAGGAATAGCAGAGGACAGACTACAATTACTTCGGGAAGTGACAGGAGCATTTAGGCCTGGGGTCTTGACAGCACTAATGGGAGTCAGTGGAGCTGGAAAGACAACATTGATGGATGTTTTGGCAGGAAGAAAGACAGGTGGTTACGTTGAAGGAGATATTAGAATCTCCGGATTCCCTAAGAAACAAGAAACCTTTGCAAGAATTTCTGGTTATTGTGAACAAACTGATATCCACTCGCCCCAAGTCACCATTAGAGAATCATTGATTTACTCAGCTTTCCTTCGACTTCCTAAAGAAGTCAGCAATGAGGAAAAGATGGTAAGTTAAGggtatatgtgttttttttcttttttatataacttGTACGAACTAAACCTTGTATTTATGACAATTTCTTCTTGGGTCTTATATTTCAGATATTTGTTGATGAAGTGATGGAACTGGTAGAGCTTGTCAATCTCAAGGATGCAATAGTGGGGCTTCCAGGGATTACAGGGTTGTCAACAGAACAGAGAAAGAGGTTGACTATTGCTGTTGAGCTTGTTGCTAATCCCTCC
It contains:
- the LOC132186372 gene encoding ABC transporter G family member 35-like, translating into MEGLDTARGSERRSGQSFSRSISRTMSKHSWSMEDVFSGGRQSRRNSHFDEDEEALKWAAIEKLPTYDRLRTSIINSYMENEPLANKAHKEVDVRKLDVDERQQFIDRIFKVAEEDNEKFLKKFRDRIDKVGIRLPTVEVRFEHLTVEADCHVGSRALPTLPNTTLNILESAIGLLGIGMAKRTKLTILKDASGIIKPSRMALLLGPPSSGKTTLLLALAGKLDPNLKVRGEITYNGCRLNEFVPKKTSAYISQNDVHVGEMTVKETLDFSARCQGVGTRYDLLSELARREKEAGIFPEAEVDLFMKATAMEGVESSLITDYTLKILGLDICKDTIVGDDMQRGISGGQKKRVTTGEMIVGPTKTLFMDEISTGLDSSTTFQIVKCLQQIVHLTEATIFMSLLQPAPETFDLFDDIILLSEGQIVYQGPREHTVEFFESCGFKCPERKGTADFLQEVTSRKDQEQYWADRTRPYRFIPVSEFATRFKQFHVGARLQNELSVPFDKSQAHGAALVYKKYSIPKMELLKASFDKEWLLIKRNSFVYVFKAVQLVVVAFIASTVFLRTEMKRRNEEDGSLYVGALLFGLIINMFNGFAELALTIQRLPVFYKHRDLLFHPAWTYTLPTALLRIPISVMETIVWMVVTYYTIGFSPEASIFFKQLLVIFLIHQMAAGLFRLIAGVCRTMIIANTGGTLCLLLVFLLGGFMVPRTQIPVWWRWGYWASPLTYGFNAISVNEMLAPRWNTPRSDNTTLGVAVLNSFDVFPEKKWFWIGTGALLGFSILFNILFTFALMYLSPMGAPQAVISEEATDEMEAGQEESKEELRLRRPMSKKNSVPQSLTAFDGNNTREMAIRRMSSRSNSNGITTNADPALEAANGVAPKRGMVLPFTPLAMSFDSVNYYVDMPAEMKEQGIAEDRLQLLREVTGAFRPGVLTALMGVSGAGKTTLMDVLAGRKTGGYVEGDIRISGFPKKQETFARISGYCEQTDIHSPQVTIRESLIYSAFLRLPKEVSNEEKMIFVDEVMELVELVNLKDAIVGLPGITGLSTEQRKRLTIAVELVANPSIIFMDEPTSGLDARAAAIVMRTVRNTVDTGRTVVCTIHQPSIDIFEAFDELLLMKRGGQVIYSGPLGRNSQKIIEYFEAIRGVTKIKEKYNPATWMLEVSSMAAEVRLGMDFAEHYKSSSLCQRNKALVRELSTPPPGAKDLYFTTQYSQSPWGQFKSCLWKQWWTYWRSPDYNLVRTFFTIIAALMMGTIFWRVGSKREDSGDISMVIGAMYGSVLFVGINNCSTVQPIVAVERTVFYRERAAGMYSALPYALAQVIVEIPYVFAQTIYYTLPVYAMVCFEWTVAKFFWFFFISFFSFLYFTYYGMMTVSVTPNHQVASIFAAAFYSLFNLFSGFFIPRPRIPKWWVWYYWICPIAWTVYGLIISQYGDVESKIKVPGLVDDPTIKAYIQDHYGYNPDFMGPVAGVLVGFTFFFAFMFAYCIRTLNFQTR